DNA sequence from the Schlegelella aquatica genome:
GCCTCGATCGCCTTGGGCACCGAGTTGCGCGCAGGTTGATGAGCGCGGCCTGCGAGCGCCCGGGCCTGGCCTTTGAGCCAGGCGTAGTCGAAGGGATGGGCCTTGCCCAGAGGCACCAAGGGCACCGCCCGGGCGGGCGAGTTCAGCAGAGAACCGGTCGAGCAGAAGGTGGCAAGGCAGGAAAGGAAGTGTCGTCTTTGCACGTCGTCCCGATGTCGAAGATGCACACACGCCGCGCGCGGGCGGCCACGCCCGCGCCGGCACCTCGCCGGCGATGGTAGTGGGAGCGGGCGGCGGCGCCGCGCCTCGCGGGGCGCAGCTTGGCAACCATCCGTGACATCGGGGGCACGATGGGCGCCCCCGAAAAGGGGCCCGCCCCGGCCTGCGCAGTGCAGGGCCGGGGCGGGCTGGTGGTGGAGCGCTTTGCTTACTTGCTCGCCGCCGGCGCGGCGGCCGGCGCGTGGGTCGCCTCGGTGCCGTGCTTCTCGCCACTCATGTCGATATCGCCGCCCTTGGACAGCATGAAGATTGCCAGCGCCGCGAACACGGCGAAGCCGGCGAGCAGTTTCCACATGGTTCTCGACTCCTATTGCTTGAAACCGGTCGGGCCGGGCTTGGCGCCCGCCCGGCCGCTCGTGGGAGCCAACGAAAGACGTCAGTCGTTGGCGAAGATGTCGCGGTCCTTCGTCTCGCGCAGGAACAGCATCCCGATCACGAACGTGGCGGCCGCGATGATGATCGGGTACCACAAGCCGTTGTACATGTTGCCCGTGGCGGCCACGATGGCGAAGGACGTGGTGGGCAACAGACCGCCGAACCAGCCGTTACCGATGTGGTAGGGCAGGCTCATGGAGGTGTAGCGGATGCGGGTCGGGAACAGCTCGACCAGCATCGCGGCGATCGGGCCGTACACCATGGTCACGTAGATGACCAGCAGCGTGAGGATCGCCACCACCTTGACCTTGTCGACCTTGGCCGGGTCGGCCTTGGCCGGATAGCCCGCGGCCTTGAGCGCATCGCTCACGTCCTTCTTGAAGGCGGCGATCGCCTTGGTGCTGGCCTCATCGAACTTGCCGCCCGAGACGGTGGCTGCCGGCGCGGTGATGACCTTGTCGCCGACCTTGACCGACGCCGGGCCGCTGCCCGCGGCGTTCTCGTAGCTCACCGAGCTTTGCGCCAGGTAGCGCTTGGCGATGTCGCAGGAGGTGCGGAAGTCGATCTCGCGGGCGATCGGGCTGCCCTGGAACGAGCACTCCTTGGGATCGGCGGTCACGATCACCTGGGTGCGTGCCTGGGCGGCGGCCAGGTCCGGGTTGGCGGCCTGCGTCAGGGCCTTGAACAGCGGGAAGTAGGTGAGCGCGGCGATCAGGCAGCCGGCCATGATGATGGGCTTGCGGCCGATCTTGTCGGACAGCGTGCCGAACACGACGAAGAACGGCGTGCCGATCAGCAGCGCGACCGCCACCAGCACGTTGGCCGTGGCCGCGTCCACCTTGAGCGCCTGGGTCAGGAAGAACAGCGCGTAGAACTGGCCCGTGTACCACACGACCGCCTGGCCGGCGGTCAGGCCCACGAGCGCCAGGATCACGATCTTGAGGTTCTTCCACTGACCGAACGACTCGGACAGCGGCGCCTTCGACGTCTTGCCCTCGGCCTTCATCTTCTTGAAGGCCGGCGACTCGTTCATGCTCATGCGGATCCACACCGAGATCCCGAGCAGGATGATGGACACGAGGAAGGGCACACGCCAGCCCCAGGCCGCGAAGTCCTCCTCGCCCATCGCGGTGCGGGTGCCCAGGATCACCATGAGCGACAGGAACAGGCCCAGCGTCGCGGTGGTCTGGATCCACGAGGTGTAGGCGCCGCGCTTGCCGTGCGGCGCATGCTCGGCCACGTAGGTCGCCGCACCGCCGTACTCGCCGCCCAGCGCCAGGCCTTGCAGCAGGCGCAGGATGATGAGGATGATGGGCGCGGCCACACCGATCGCGGCATACGTGGGAAGGATGCCGACGATGAAGGTCGACAGGCCCATGAGGAGGATGGTGACCAGGAAGGTGTACTTGCGCCCGATCATGTCGCCCAGGCGGCCGAACACCAGCGCGCCGAACGGACGGACCAGGAAGCCTGCGGCGAAAGCCAGCAGCGCGAAGATGAACGCCGAGGTCGGGTCGAGCCCGGCAAAGAACTGCTTGGCGATGATCGCCGCGAGCGAGCCGTACAGGTAGAAGTCGTACCACTCGAACACGGTCCCCAGCGAGGAGGCGAAGATGACCTTCTTCTCCTCGGCAGTCATCGGCGCTTTCGCGGCCGGTAGTGCGGCTGCCATCACTTGTCTCCTTTAGGAATGTCTCGTCAATGCGCATCACGCCGCGACGGCGGCATGTGAGGTGGACTATCGTTGCCCGCTCTGACCCACCGCTGACGCGCAGCCAACAGCACCTGACGTCGCGCTGACTCGAAACTGACGGGGCCGGTGCGGGCGCCGCGCTTCTGATGGAAGGAATGGTGACCCGCGAGGCGCATCTCGCGCCCCGGGGGCCCGCCTCACGCCTCGTCCGAGGCGCCGAGCACGAGCCGCACCGCGAAGCCGTGCGCGGCGGGCAGCAGTTGCAGGCGCCCGCCATGCGCGCGGGCCACCATGTCGGCCAACATGAGGCCCAAGCCGGTGCGGCCCTCGTAGGCCTGGGCATCGAGCGCGGCCTGCAACTCGGCACGCCGTGCCTCGTCCACCCCCGGCCCGTCGTCCTCCACCGTGAGGCCCGGCGCCCGGCCGCCCGAAGCCGGGCCGACACCCCCTCGGGGGGTGGGCGTGAGCCCCGGGGGCGAGGATCCAAGGCCCTGCCCCTGCTCGGCCGTCAGCGTCACCCGGCGCGCGCCGTGGCGCACCGCGTTGTCCAACAGGTTGACCAGCGCCGCAGCGAGCAGGTCGGGGTCTGCGCGCAAAACGGCAGCCCCGCGCACGTCCACCTGCAACTCCTCGGTGGGCAGCCGCTCGACGAGTGAGACCAGATCGACCGGCTCGGGGCGCACCTCCACATCGCTGCGGAACAGCGCGAGCAGCGCGGCCACCACCCGGCGCAGGCGCGACACCGCGGCGCGGGCACGGGTGAGGCGTGGCTGCAGCGTGGGCGGGCATTCCTTCAGTGCCGTGGCCAGTTGGGCGTCCAGGCCGGCCAGCGGCGTGCGCAAGGCGTGCGCCGCGTGGGCGCTGAAGGCCCGTTCGTGGGCCAGGCGGCGCTGGAGCCGCTCGCTCAACTGCTCCAGGGCATCGTGCACGGGAACGAGTTCGCTGCGCTCGGCCGCGGGCAGCGTGGCATCGGGCGCCAGCGGGTCGTGCGTGCGCAGGTGCTCAGCCAAGCGATCCAGCGGCTCGAGTTCGTGGCGCACGCGCCCGCGCAGCCACACCTGCGTCAGCAGGGCGATCGCCAGCGCGGCCAGCGCGGCGCTCAGCACCATGTCGGTTCGCGCTTCGCGGCGCTCGTCGTGCGTCTGAGCCACGTAGAGCATGTGGCCCTCGTGGCCGAGCGGGGCTCCGAAGACCCGCCAGCCGGGCGCATCGCTGAAGCCTGCGGTGGGCGTCGAGGTCCACGGCGTCTGGGGTGCGGTGGACGAGCGCGAGGCGAGCGCGCCCTCGCCGCCCCGGTGGGCCACGATCTGCCACGCAAAGCGCCCGCTGGGCGGGAGCACGGGCGTTGCCACCACCCCCGCAGTCCGCAAATCGGCGGCAAGGGCCGCGGCCAGCACCTCGGCTGCCGCCTGAAGCGCGTCGTCCAGCAGTTCGTCGACCTCGTGGCGGGTGGCGAGCGCCGCCGCACCAGCGACGGCCAGACTCCACAGCAGCGACCACGCCAAGAGCGCCCGCCCGAGCCGGGCTCGGATGGACGGGCGAGCCGCACCATCGTCACGCCGAGTTGCGCGGGCTTCGAAGGAGGGGGCCCTGTTGCCCGCCGCGCCGCCTTGCGCTGCCGGCTTCATCGCAGGGCCCCGAAACGGTAGCCCAGCCCGCGCACGGTCTCGATCACATCCTTGCCCAACTTGCGGCGCAGGCTCGAGACGTGCACCTCCAGCGCGTTGCTGGCCAGCGCGCCCGGTTCGCCGTGGACGAGGGTCTCCAGATCGTGCTTGGGCACGATGCGGCCGGCGCGCAGTGCCAGGGCCTCCAGCACGGCCCACTCCCGCGAGGTGAGTCCCACCGGCAGGCCCGCACGGCGGGCCGCTCGCGCTGACAGGTCGACCTCGGCCTCACCCGCACGCAGCAGGGAGGTGCCGGCCCCGGCTTGCCGCCGGCACACCGCGCGCAACCGAGCCGCCAGCTCCTCGGGTTCGAAGGGCTTGACGAGGTAGTCGTCCGCCCCCGCGTCGAGTCCTTGCACCCGGTGTTTCAACAAGTCGCGTGCCGTGAGCATGACGGCGGGCGTCGCGTCGCCACGGGCGCGTTGCCGGCGCAGCCACTCCAGGCCGGACCCATCCGGCAGCTCCCAGTCGATGAGCCAGGCATCGCAAGGCTCACGCTCATGCGCGACCGCCTCGGAAAGCCTGCGGCACCACTGCACGCGGTGCCCTTCGGCCTGGAGGAAGTCCCGCAGGCCTTCACCGAGGATGTCGTCGTCTTCGATCAGCAGCAGTCGCATGCGCAAGAGGGGAGGAGGTCGCGATCGTGCATTACGGTACCACTGCCCCGGCCGAGCGCCGGCCGCGCTTCAGCCTGGCTTCAGCGAGGGGTGCTGCAATGCCGCGCATGAAACGGTTGTCGTTGCGCTGGGGACCGCGCCGTGGGAAGGACGAGGCCGAAGGATGCGATCTCCGGCTTCCGCCGGCCCCGATGGGCACCGGAGAGCAGGTCGAGCAGAGGAAGGGCGCGTCCTCGCGCTTCACGATCTGGGCCACCACCGAACAGGTGGTGCTCGTGGCGAGCATGTTCTGGGTGCTGGCGGCGAACCGGCGCTTCCTGCAAGCGGCGCTGCACGACCGGCCGCTGAACGATTGGCACACGTGGGGCTTCGGGCTGGCGCTGGTCGCGATGCTGGTGGCCCTGCATTTCGTGCTGCTCGCACTGCTTGCGAACCGCTGGACGCTGAAGCCGCTGCTGGGCGTGCTGACCGTGGCGACGGTCTTCGCCATCCACTACATGCAGCGCTACGGCATCTACCTCGACCCGTCGATGCTGCGCAACGTCTTGCGCACCGACGTGGCGGAAGCCGGCGAACTGCTCGGATGGACGCTGGTGCCTGACCTGGTGCTGTATGGCGCACTGCCGCTGCTGCTGCTGTCGCGGGTGCGGGTCGTGCGGCGCTCGTGGCGCACGGCACTCGGTGTGCGGGCCGCCTCGATGGCGGCTGCGCTGGCGGTGCTGGTGGGTTGCGGATTGCTCGTGTTCCAGCCGCTGGCCTCGCTCATGCGCACGCAGAAGGAGGTCCGCTACCTCATCACACCGGCCAACTACCTGTGGTCGCTCGCCGCGGTCACGGCCCAGGACGCACGCGGTGCCGCGGGCCCCAGGCAGGTGGTGGGGTCGGACGCAGCGCTCGGGCCGCTTGCGCGTCAGCGCACCCGCCCTCTGGTGGTGGTGCTCGTGGTGGGCGAGACGGCGCGTGCGGCCAACTGGGGCCTCAATGGCTACGCGCGGCAGACCACACCCGAGCTCGCGGCGCTCGACGTGGTGAACTTCCGGGAGGTGACCGCCTGCGGCACCTCCACCGAGGTGTCGCTGCCGTGCATGTTCGCTCCCGTGGGCCGGCGGGACTACGACGAATCGCGCATCCGCAACAGCGAGTCGATCCTGCACACCCTCGCGCGCGCCGGCGTGGACGTCCTGTGGCGCGACAACCAGTCCGGCTGCAAGGGGGTGTGCGACGGCCTGCCCAGCGAGACCGTCGCTGCGCTGCACCCTGCGGGCCTGTGCGAAGACGGCCGGTGCCTCGACGAAGGGCTGCTCGTCGGTCTGGACGAGCGGTTGCGACGCGCACACGGCACGCAACTGCTGGTGCTGCACCAGTTGGGCAACCACGGGCCGTCGTACTTCCGGCGCTACCCGCCGGCTTTCGCGCGCTTCCAGCCCGCGTGTGCGAGCGACGACCTGCGCCACTGCACCCCGCTGGAGATCGTCAACGCCTACGACAACGCCCTGCTGTACACGGACCATCTGCTGGCCAGCGTGATCGCGAAGCTACGGGCGGCCTCCTCCCGCACGGATTCGGTGCTGCTGTACGTCTCGGACCACGGCGAGTCGCTCGGAGAGAACAACCTGTTCCTGCACGGCATTCCGTTCGCCATCGCGCCGCGGGTACAGACCCGCGTGCCCATGGTGATGTGGCTGTCGGAGGGCGCCCGCGCCACGCTCGGCGTGGACGAGCAGTGCCTGCGGCAGCGGGCCTCGCAGCCGGCCAGCCATGACCACCTGGCACACACGCTGCTCGGCGTGCTCGACGTGCGCACCCGCGTGTACGAGCCGGCCTGGGACCTGCTGCACGGCTGCCGCCGCAGCAGCGTGGCGATGGCCGGGGGTTGAAGCGCTCCTCGCGGAGCGCCCCGACCTGCGCCCGCCCGCGTCGGGCTGGCTTGATCTGCATCACTGCCGCCGCTATACCCAAGGCGATGATGGGTCCAGGAGGTGATCCATGCGCGCGATGGTTCTGCACCAGCCGGGGCAGCCCCTGGTGGCCGAGGAGAGGCCCGACCCGACGCCCGGGCCAGGCGAGGTGCGCATCCGCGTGCTCGCTTGCGCCGTGTGCCGCACGGACCTGCATCTCGTCGACGGCGAACTGCCACCCGGGGGACTGCCCCGCATTCCGGGGCACGAGATCGTCGGCTGCATCGACATGCTCGGGCCCGGCGCCGAGGGCCTGCGGCTGGGGCAGCGGGTCGGCGTCGCGTGGCTGGGCCACAACTGCGGCATGTGCGAGAGCTGCTGCAGCGGCCGCGAGAACTTGTGCGACCAAGCGGGCTTCACCGGCTACACGCGCGACGGCGGCTACGCCACGCACATCGTGGCCGAGGCCCGTCATTGCTACCCGCTCGATCATCTGGCCTGGCCGCCCGAGCGCATCGCGCCGCTGATGTGCGCCGGGCTGATCGGCTGGCGGGCCTACAAGTTCGCCGGTCCTGCGCGCCGGCTCGGGCTCTACGGCTTCGGGGCCGCGGCGCACCTCTTGATCCAGGTCGCTCGCGCGCAAGGCCGGGAGGTCTATGCCTTCACACGCCCCGGCGACGAGGCCTCGCAGGCGCATGCGCGCGAGCTGGGTGCCTGCTGGGCTGGCGGCTCCGACGAAGCGCCGCCGCAGCCGCTCGATGCCGCGATCCTGTTCGCGCCGGTCGGCTCGCTCGTGCCCACGGCGCTCGCCGCGGTGCGCAAGGGCGGGCGCGTCGTGTGCGGGGGCATCCACATGAGCGACATCCCCGGCTTCCCCTACCGGCTGCTGTGGGGCGAGCGGCAGCTGATGTCGGTGGCCAACCTCACGCGGCAGGACGGGCACGAATTCCTCGCGCTGATACGCCGCATCCCCGTGCAGGCCGACGTGCAGCTCTACCCGCTCGAAGACGCGAACCGCGCCCTCGACGATCTGCGGGCCGGCCGTGTGCGAGGGGCGGCGGTGCTCAAGCCGTAGTGGCGGCATTCGGGGCGCCGGAGCACGGGGCGCGAGCCGCCGGGGGCTGGAGGCGAGTCGGCGCTGGGCCGGCCCTCGATGGCCCTCTATGATCGCGCCATGGCTTCCCCGATGACCTCCGGCACTCGCCGCGCGTGGCGGCCGCAGTGGCTCGACGAGCTGAGCCGCGAGACGTGGCGGGCAGATGCTCTGGCCGGGCTGCTGGGTGCCGTGCTGGTGCTGCCGCAGGCGATCGCCTTCGCCACGCTCGCAGGGCTTGCGCCCCAATACGGCCTGTACACGGCCCTCGTCCCCTGTGTGATCGCCGCACTGTTCGGCTCCAGCCGGTACGTGATGTCCGGCCCGACCAACGCGTTGT
Encoded proteins:
- a CDS encoding MFS transporter, producing MAAALPAAKAPMTAEEKKVIFASSLGTVFEWYDFYLYGSLAAIIAKQFFAGLDPTSAFIFALLAFAAGFLVRPFGALVFGRLGDMIGRKYTFLVTILLMGLSTFIVGILPTYAAIGVAAPIILIILRLLQGLALGGEYGGAATYVAEHAPHGKRGAYTSWIQTTATLGLFLSLMVILGTRTAMGEEDFAAWGWRVPFLVSIILLGISVWIRMSMNESPAFKKMKAEGKTSKAPLSESFGQWKNLKIVILALVGLTAGQAVVWYTGQFYALFFLTQALKVDAATANVLVAVALLIGTPFFVVFGTLSDKIGRKPIIMAGCLIAALTYFPLFKALTQAANPDLAAAQARTQVIVTADPKECSFQGSPIAREIDFRTSCDIAKRYLAQSSVSYENAAGSGPASVKVGDKVITAPAATVSGGKFDEASTKAIAAFKKDVSDALKAAGYPAKADPAKVDKVKVVAILTLLVIYVTMVYGPIAAMLVELFPTRIRYTSMSLPYHIGNGWFGGLLPTTSFAIVAATGNMYNGLWYPIIIAAATFVIGMLFLRETKDRDIFAND
- a CDS encoding sensor histidine kinase, whose protein sequence is MAWSLLWSLAVAGAAALATRHEVDELLDDALQAAAEVLAAALAADLRTAGVVATPVLPPSGRFAWQIVAHRGGEGALASRSSTAPQTPWTSTPTAGFSDAPGWRVFGAPLGHEGHMLYVAQTHDERREARTDMVLSAALAALAIALLTQVWLRGRVRHELEPLDRLAEHLRTHDPLAPDATLPAAERSELVPVHDALEQLSERLQRRLAHERAFSAHAAHALRTPLAGLDAQLATALKECPPTLQPRLTRARAAVSRLRRVVAALLALFRSDVEVRPEPVDLVSLVERLPTEELQVDVRGAAVLRADPDLLAAALVNLLDNAVRHGARRVTLTAEQGQGLGSSPPGLTPTPRGGVGPASGGRAPGLTVEDDGPGVDEARRAELQAALDAQAYEGRTGLGLMLADMVARAHGGRLQLLPAAHGFAVRLVLGASDEA
- a CDS encoding response regulator transcription factor, giving the protein MRLLLIEDDDILGEGLRDFLQAEGHRVQWCRRLSEAVAHEREPCDAWLIDWELPDGSGLEWLRRQRARGDATPAVMLTARDLLKHRVQGLDAGADDYLVKPFEPEELAARLRAVCRRQAGAGTSLLRAGEAEVDLSARAARRAGLPVGLTSREWAVLEALALRAGRIVPKHDLETLVHGEPGALASNALEVHVSSLRRKLGKDVIETVRGLGYRFGALR
- a CDS encoding phosphoethanolamine transferase, coding for MGTGEQVEQRKGASSRFTIWATTEQVVLVASMFWVLAANRRFLQAALHDRPLNDWHTWGFGLALVAMLVALHFVLLALLANRWTLKPLLGVLTVATVFAIHYMQRYGIYLDPSMLRNVLRTDVAEAGELLGWTLVPDLVLYGALPLLLLSRVRVVRRSWRTALGVRAASMAAALAVLVGCGLLVFQPLASLMRTQKEVRYLITPANYLWSLAAVTAQDARGAAGPRQVVGSDAALGPLARQRTRPLVVVLVVGETARAANWGLNGYARQTTPELAALDVVNFREVTACGTSTEVSLPCMFAPVGRRDYDESRIRNSESILHTLARAGVDVLWRDNQSGCKGVCDGLPSETVAALHPAGLCEDGRCLDEGLLVGLDERLRRAHGTQLLVLHQLGNHGPSYFRRYPPAFARFQPACASDDLRHCTPLEIVNAYDNALLYTDHLLASVIAKLRAASSRTDSVLLYVSDHGESLGENNLFLHGIPFAIAPRVQTRVPMVMWLSEGARATLGVDEQCLRQRASQPASHDHLAHTLLGVLDVRTRVYEPAWDLLHGCRRSSVAMAGG
- a CDS encoding zinc-dependent alcohol dehydrogenase family protein, yielding MRAMVLHQPGQPLVAEERPDPTPGPGEVRIRVLACAVCRTDLHLVDGELPPGGLPRIPGHEIVGCIDMLGPGAEGLRLGQRVGVAWLGHNCGMCESCCSGRENLCDQAGFTGYTRDGGYATHIVAEARHCYPLDHLAWPPERIAPLMCAGLIGWRAYKFAGPARRLGLYGFGAAAHLLIQVARAQGREVYAFTRPGDEASQAHARELGACWAGGSDEAPPQPLDAAILFAPVGSLVPTALAAVRKGGRVVCGGIHMSDIPGFPYRLLWGERQLMSVANLTRQDGHEFLALIRRIPVQADVQLYPLEDANRALDDLRAGRVRGAAVLKP